A single Danio aesculapii chromosome 19, fDanAes4.1, whole genome shotgun sequence DNA region contains:
- the znf516 gene encoding zinc finger protein 516 isoform X2 gives MEVERPEVSEQEPFSKGGHDNPDGKKSRGHTCELCGRTFPFLSSLSQHMRKHTGEKPYKCPHCEHRSAQKGSLKAHIRSHKLDGLSQSGGGEEEDIDEEGEKEGGVPEDQGSCSSPTESTSACNKVVSGEDATKMRKKSGKKERTSSENGKQSVQCSLCRKRLCSQAELEKHMQELHKVFRCELCPYETQQEVQLQAHVEKDHPSDEESITKEVSTSEETDCILGKGEFPCEQCDQVFTQAWCLKTHMKKHQNSMDHGCRICGRRFREPWFLRSHMKTHNTKVKPRSNSYLPATVNEVAQDESNLVNEVCLYELCAKCGNFFHDRKSLHLHEQVHRNIEQPLKNKVCNENDFPSVTKTSFLQCLNLKPAGNIDNPSEGTIGKRIPELDPVSSYQAWQLATRGKLVEVTERSQGWEERLADADVAYDREKGEYVLLRQDKRKKSLDSTVSIPTKKRRGAVTQGSISDQHSNGEKNSQVSTGERSPENLSDSEYRPTSRPSRKNSQKTSECLECGKGFRTQQQMVIHMLIRHGGLGETIGGNGLFRKTASSPSKTGESAGHFRDQRRAGFLGDTDKKPYTCEHCDFCTSEPSVIAAHIQTHQSGSVRDWGQRSDALTSSLSQSQTHQANHTGFPRLRNALLQQPYWPYTTSTHLERAALSDAALKTEEEKSKGLEESSSTDKAESNLLNLSVDVDNKKGVSSMLLNNLVKHQCPYCSYATHYPEVLWIHQRIAHKIDSTTLVPKWAPKNGLKGPKTLLDFKRRTGPPPFLEGKDCPSLPQMRSYRTSPPDCSPGGTKKSKPLTSTVESSSSQNKSWHTATAPGASSHSSKHKTSKSRTDELAGSKHKADVHQNSSSRPTASPQKTGNPKTGSRVVENSLLPQEGLHFMLSSKHNLSDQRSSKAHAPQTPSKSDSQAQDTPSVAGYDPWSRLGLCGPSPHSQSKRQSTADGPEGVTDILSFLKNCNPHDLAALYHHWGYSSAMTEQAGLARSGSQQGEYVCPVCRKSFNQPSHYRTHMRSHTVMFESNGLMGTGVHPLQKPPNK, from the exons ATGGAGGTGGAAAGGCCGGAAGTCTCAGAACAAGAGCCCTTCTCCAAGGGTGGCCATGACAACCCTGATGGCAAGAAGAGCCGGGGACACACTTGTGAACTCTGTGGAAGAACTTTTCCTTTCCTCAGCTCTTTGTCCCAGCACATGAGAAAGCACACCGGGGAGAAACCCTACAAATGTCCTCACTGTGAGCACCGCTCAGCCCAGAAGGGCAGCTTAAAGGCCCACATACGCAGCCATAAACTGGATGGTCTCAGCCAGAGTGGTGGGGGCGAGGAGGAAGATATAGATGAGGAAGGGGAAAAGGAAGGAGGGGTGCCAGAAGATCAAGGTAGTTGCTCCAGTCCAACTGAGAGTACCTCAGCTTGCAACAAGGTGGTGAGTGGTGAGGATGCAACCAAAATGAGGAAGAAAAGTGGAAAGAAGGAAAGAACCTCTAGTGAGAATGGTAAACAGTCAGTGCAGTGCTCTCTGTGCAGGAAAAGATTGTGCAGTCAGGCAGAGCTTGAAAAGCATATGCAGGAGCTTCACAAGGTCTTCCGTTGTGAACTGTGCCCTTATGAGACACAACAGGAGGTTCAACTGCAGGCTCATGTTGAGAAGGATCATCCAAGTGATGAGGAATCTATCACCAAAGAAGTGTCTACCAGTGAAGAAACTGATTGTATACTTGGTAAAGGCGAGTTCCCATGTGAACAATGTGACCAGGTTTTCACCCAAGCCTGGTGTCTAAAAACTCACATGAAGAAGCATCAGAACAGTATGGATCATGGGTGCCGGATCTGTGGACGTCGTTTTCGTGAGCCCTGGTTCCTACGTAGTCACATGAAGACCCACAACACTAAGGTAAAACCAAGGAGTAACTCTTACCTTCCAGCCACTGTCAACGAGGTGGCGCAGGACGAGTCCAACTTGGTGAATGAAGTGTGTCTGTATGAACTCTGTGCCAAGTGTGGTAATTTCTTCCATGACCGCAAAAGCTTGCACTTGCATGAGCAGGTTCACAGAAATATTGAACAGCCTCTTAAAAACAAAGTCTGCAATGAAAATGACTTTCCATCGGTCACCAAGACAAGCTTCTTGCAATGCCTAAACTTAAAACCTGCAGGAAATATCGATAACCCTAGTGAGGGAACTATAGGGAAAAGAATCCCAGAGCTTGATCCTGTAAGTAGCTACCAAGCTTGGCAACTGGCAACTAGAGGCAAATTGGTGGAGGTAACGGAAAGAAGCCAGGGTTGGGAAGAAAGGTTAGCTGATGCGGATGTAGCATACGACAGGGAAAAGGGCGAGTATGTCTTACTCAGACAGGACAAGAGGAAGAAATCACTTGATTCCACTGTGAGTATTCCAACCAAGAAACGGAGAGGGGCTGTTACCCAAGGCTCCATCTCAGATCAGCACAGCAATGGAGAAAAGAACAGCCAGGTTTCAACAGGTGAGCGAAGCCCTGAAAATCTGAGTGACTCTGAGTATCGCCCTACTTCTCGCCCTAGCCGTAAAAATTCCCAGAAAACTTCAGAGTGCTTGGAGTGTGGAAAGGGCTTCCGCACACAGCAACAGATGGTGATCCACATGCTTATCAGACATGGTGGCTTGGGTGAAACCATTGGTGGAAATGGACTGTTCCGGAAAACAGCATCTAGCCCGTCTAAAACAGGAGAATCAGCAGGACACTTCAGGGATCAAAGACGGGCTGGGTTCTTGGGGGACACAG ATAAAAAGCCATACACCTGTGAGCACTGTGACTTTTGCACCTCGGAGCCCTCAGTCATCGCTGCCCATATCCAAACGCATCAATCAGGGTCAGTCAGGGACTGGGGCCAGAGGAGTGATGCCTTAACCAGCTCACTTAGCCAAAGCCAAACTCACCAAGCCAATCACACAGGCTTCCCAAGGCTGAGAAATGCTCTTCTACAGCAGCCCTACTGGCCCTACACCACCTCAACTCACCTGGAGAGGGCAGCACTGAGTGACGCCGCTTTAAAGACTGAGGAAGAAAAGAGCAAGGGTTTGGAAGAAAGCAGCTCCACAGATAAAGCGGAGTCTAATCTGCTTAATCTGTCAGTGGACGTGGATAACAAAAAAGGAGTTTCTTCTATGCTTTTGAACAATTTGGTTAAACACCAGTGCCCTTATTGCTCCTATGCAACACACTATCCAGAAGTTCTCTGGATCCACCAACGAATCGCACACAAAATTGACAGCACTACGTTGGTGCCGAAGTGGGCCCCAAAAAATGGCCTCAAGGGACCCAAAACGCTTCTTGACTTCAAGAGACGCACCGGGCCACCTCCATTTCTGGAGGGTAAGGACTGCCCGTCTCTCCCTCAGATGAGAAGTTACAGAACCAGTCCACCTGATTGCAGCCCTGGAGGGACAAAGAAATCAAAACCTCTGACAAGTACTGTAGAGTCCAGCTCTTCGCAAAACAAGAGCTGGCACACAGCCACAGCGCCAGGGGCATCATCGCACTCGTCCAAACACAAAACCAGCAAGTCCAGGACAGATGAGTTGGCAGGCAGTAAACACAAAGCAGACGTCCATCAAAACAGCTCCTCACGGCCCACGGCAAGTCCTCAGAAGACTGGAAACCCAAAGACAGGTAGCCGAGTGGTGGAGAATAGTTTGCTACCTCAAGAGGGACTTCATTTTATGCTCTCTAGCAAACACAACCTCTCGGATCAGAGGAGCTCCAAAGCTCACGCTCCTCAGACCCCCAGTAAGTCTGATTCTCAAGCTCAGGATACACCGTCTGTGGCTGGGTATGACCCCTGGAGCAGACTGGGCCTGTGTGGCCCGTCACCTCACTCCCAGTCCAAGAGACAGTCAACAGCTGATGGTCCAGAAGGTGTGACGGACATCCTGAGTTTTTTAAAGAACTGCAACCCTCACGATCTTGCTGCCCTCTACCACCACTGGGGCTACAGTAGTGCCATGACAGAGCAAGCAG
- the znf516 gene encoding zinc finger protein 516 isoform X1, with protein MEVERPEVSEQEPFSKGGHDNPDGKKSRGHTCELCGRTFPFLSSLSQHMRKHTGEKPYKCPHCEHRSAQKGSLKAHIRSHKLDGLSQSGGGEEEDIDEEGEKEGGVPEDQGSCSSPTESTSACNKVVSGEDATKMRKKSGKKERTSSENGKQSVQCSLCRKRLCSQAELEKHMQELHKVFRCELCPYETQQEVQLQAHVEKDHPSDEESITKEVSTSEETDCILGKGEFPCEQCDQVFTQAWCLKTHMKKHQNSMDHGCRICGRRFREPWFLRSHMKTHNTKVKPRSNSYLPATVNEVAQDESNLVNEVCLYELCAKCGNFFHDRKSLHLHEQVHRNIEQPLKNKVCNENDFPSVTKTSFLQCLNLKPAGNIDNPSEGTIGKRIPELDPVSSYQAWQLATRGKLVEVTERSQGWEERLADADVAYDREKGEYVLLRQDKRKKSLDSTVSIPTKKRRGAVTQGSISDQHSNGEKNSQVSTGERSPENLSDSEYRPTSRPSRKNSQKTSECLECGKGFRTQQQMVIHMLIRHGGLGETIGGNGLFRKTASSPSKTGESAGHFRDQRRAGFLGDTDKKPYTCEHCDFCTSEPSVIAAHIQTHQSGSVRDWGQRSDALTSSLSQSQTHQANHTGFPRLRNALLQQPYWPYTTSTHLERAALSDAALKTEEEKSKGLEESSSTDKAESNLLNLSVDVDNKKGVSSMLLNNLVKHQCPYCSYATHYPEVLWIHQRIAHKIDSTTLVPKWAPKNGLKGPKTLLDFKRRTGPPPFLEGKDCPSLPQMRSYRTSPPDCSPGGTKKSKPLTSTVESSSSQNKSWHTATAPGASSHSSKHKTSKSRTDELAGSKHKADVHQNSSSRPTASPQKTGNPKTGSRVVENSLLPQEGLHFMLSSKHNLSDQRSSKAHAPQTPSKSDSQAQDTPSVAGYDPWSRLGLCGPSPHSQSKRQSTADGPEGVTDILSFLKNCNPHDLAALYHHWGYSSAMTEQAGLARSGSQQGEYVCPVCRKSFNQPSHYRTHMRSHTGERPFQCRYCPYSASQKGNLKTHVQTVHRLAFDNAQYPDRRLRQVPTNEPTDPSGSLRAPPHDQLE; from the exons ATGGAGGTGGAAAGGCCGGAAGTCTCAGAACAAGAGCCCTTCTCCAAGGGTGGCCATGACAACCCTGATGGCAAGAAGAGCCGGGGACACACTTGTGAACTCTGTGGAAGAACTTTTCCTTTCCTCAGCTCTTTGTCCCAGCACATGAGAAAGCACACCGGGGAGAAACCCTACAAATGTCCTCACTGTGAGCACCGCTCAGCCCAGAAGGGCAGCTTAAAGGCCCACATACGCAGCCATAAACTGGATGGTCTCAGCCAGAGTGGTGGGGGCGAGGAGGAAGATATAGATGAGGAAGGGGAAAAGGAAGGAGGGGTGCCAGAAGATCAAGGTAGTTGCTCCAGTCCAACTGAGAGTACCTCAGCTTGCAACAAGGTGGTGAGTGGTGAGGATGCAACCAAAATGAGGAAGAAAAGTGGAAAGAAGGAAAGAACCTCTAGTGAGAATGGTAAACAGTCAGTGCAGTGCTCTCTGTGCAGGAAAAGATTGTGCAGTCAGGCAGAGCTTGAAAAGCATATGCAGGAGCTTCACAAGGTCTTCCGTTGTGAACTGTGCCCTTATGAGACACAACAGGAGGTTCAACTGCAGGCTCATGTTGAGAAGGATCATCCAAGTGATGAGGAATCTATCACCAAAGAAGTGTCTACCAGTGAAGAAACTGATTGTATACTTGGTAAAGGCGAGTTCCCATGTGAACAATGTGACCAGGTTTTCACCCAAGCCTGGTGTCTAAAAACTCACATGAAGAAGCATCAGAACAGTATGGATCATGGGTGCCGGATCTGTGGACGTCGTTTTCGTGAGCCCTGGTTCCTACGTAGTCACATGAAGACCCACAACACTAAGGTAAAACCAAGGAGTAACTCTTACCTTCCAGCCACTGTCAACGAGGTGGCGCAGGACGAGTCCAACTTGGTGAATGAAGTGTGTCTGTATGAACTCTGTGCCAAGTGTGGTAATTTCTTCCATGACCGCAAAAGCTTGCACTTGCATGAGCAGGTTCACAGAAATATTGAACAGCCTCTTAAAAACAAAGTCTGCAATGAAAATGACTTTCCATCGGTCACCAAGACAAGCTTCTTGCAATGCCTAAACTTAAAACCTGCAGGAAATATCGATAACCCTAGTGAGGGAACTATAGGGAAAAGAATCCCAGAGCTTGATCCTGTAAGTAGCTACCAAGCTTGGCAACTGGCAACTAGAGGCAAATTGGTGGAGGTAACGGAAAGAAGCCAGGGTTGGGAAGAAAGGTTAGCTGATGCGGATGTAGCATACGACAGGGAAAAGGGCGAGTATGTCTTACTCAGACAGGACAAGAGGAAGAAATCACTTGATTCCACTGTGAGTATTCCAACCAAGAAACGGAGAGGGGCTGTTACCCAAGGCTCCATCTCAGATCAGCACAGCAATGGAGAAAAGAACAGCCAGGTTTCAACAGGTGAGCGAAGCCCTGAAAATCTGAGTGACTCTGAGTATCGCCCTACTTCTCGCCCTAGCCGTAAAAATTCCCAGAAAACTTCAGAGTGCTTGGAGTGTGGAAAGGGCTTCCGCACACAGCAACAGATGGTGATCCACATGCTTATCAGACATGGTGGCTTGGGTGAAACCATTGGTGGAAATGGACTGTTCCGGAAAACAGCATCTAGCCCGTCTAAAACAGGAGAATCAGCAGGACACTTCAGGGATCAAAGACGGGCTGGGTTCTTGGGGGACACAG ATAAAAAGCCATACACCTGTGAGCACTGTGACTTTTGCACCTCGGAGCCCTCAGTCATCGCTGCCCATATCCAAACGCATCAATCAGGGTCAGTCAGGGACTGGGGCCAGAGGAGTGATGCCTTAACCAGCTCACTTAGCCAAAGCCAAACTCACCAAGCCAATCACACAGGCTTCCCAAGGCTGAGAAATGCTCTTCTACAGCAGCCCTACTGGCCCTACACCACCTCAACTCACCTGGAGAGGGCAGCACTGAGTGACGCCGCTTTAAAGACTGAGGAAGAAAAGAGCAAGGGTTTGGAAGAAAGCAGCTCCACAGATAAAGCGGAGTCTAATCTGCTTAATCTGTCAGTGGACGTGGATAACAAAAAAGGAGTTTCTTCTATGCTTTTGAACAATTTGGTTAAACACCAGTGCCCTTATTGCTCCTATGCAACACACTATCCAGAAGTTCTCTGGATCCACCAACGAATCGCACACAAAATTGACAGCACTACGTTGGTGCCGAAGTGGGCCCCAAAAAATGGCCTCAAGGGACCCAAAACGCTTCTTGACTTCAAGAGACGCACCGGGCCACCTCCATTTCTGGAGGGTAAGGACTGCCCGTCTCTCCCTCAGATGAGAAGTTACAGAACCAGTCCACCTGATTGCAGCCCTGGAGGGACAAAGAAATCAAAACCTCTGACAAGTACTGTAGAGTCCAGCTCTTCGCAAAACAAGAGCTGGCACACAGCCACAGCGCCAGGGGCATCATCGCACTCGTCCAAACACAAAACCAGCAAGTCCAGGACAGATGAGTTGGCAGGCAGTAAACACAAAGCAGACGTCCATCAAAACAGCTCCTCACGGCCCACGGCAAGTCCTCAGAAGACTGGAAACCCAAAGACAGGTAGCCGAGTGGTGGAGAATAGTTTGCTACCTCAAGAGGGACTTCATTTTATGCTCTCTAGCAAACACAACCTCTCGGATCAGAGGAGCTCCAAAGCTCACGCTCCTCAGACCCCCAGTAAGTCTGATTCTCAAGCTCAGGATACACCGTCTGTGGCTGGGTATGACCCCTGGAGCAGACTGGGCCTGTGTGGCCCGTCACCTCACTCCCAGTCCAAGAGACAGTCAACAGCTGATGGTCCAGAAGGTGTGACGGACATCCTGAGTTTTTTAAAGAACTGCAACCCTCACGATCTTGCTGCCCTCTACCACCACTGGGGCTACAGTAGTGCCATGACAGAGCAAGCAG